Below is a window of Paraburkholderia azotifigens DNA.
CTCGGCGGACACGCGAAGCGCAAGTTCGGACTCGCCTGGTCGGGACGCGCTCAGCGCCAGGAAAACCGCTCGCTGACGCTGGCCGCGCTCGAGCCGCTGTTCGCGCTCGACGGCATCGACTGGATCGTGCTGCAGCCCTCGCTTGGCGACGATGAACGCGCCGCCCTCGACGCGCATCCGCGCGCGAAAAACATCCATCGATTCGATGGGCGCATTCGCGACTTCGCCGACACGGCAGCGATCATCGAACGTCTGGACGGCGTGGTGTCGATCGATACGTCGATCGCGCATTTGACGGGCGCGCTCGGCAAACCGTTGTGGCTGATGCTGCCGTTCGCCGCCGACTGGCGCTGGTTCACGCACGACGAACGCAGCCCGTGGTACCCGTCCGCGAGACTCGTGCGGCAGCCGCAGCCGGGCGCGTGGACGGAAGTCGTCGAGAAAGTCGCGGCGGCGCTGCGTGATTGAGGTCGATTGAGGCCGATCGAGGCCGCTGAAATGTGAACCCCCCGCACGCATGCGGGGGTTTCCGTTGCAGACTCGCAGCTTCGACGCGAACGACGCCTACGCCGTCCGGTACTGGTTGCGCGCTTCCGGCGTGCGATACAGAACGAGCGTCGCGATCAGGCCGCACACGGCCGCGACGCTCATCCACAGGCCAGGCGCCGCCTTGTTGCCCGTCGTGTGAATCAGGTATGTCGCGATGGCCGGCGTAAAGCCGCCAATCGTCGTTGCCAGGCTGTATGCCAGCGAAAAACCCGCCGTGCGCACGTCGGCCGGCATCACTTCCGTCAGCGCGACGACCATGCCGCCGTTGTAGCAGCCGTACAGGAACGACAGCCACAGCTCGACCATCAGCAGTCGCGCGAACGACGGATCGGCGACGAGCCACTGCACGGCCGGATATGACGTGAGGATCGTGAGAATCGTGAACGTCAGCAGCACGGGACGGCGGCCGACGCGATCCGAAATCGCGCCCGACACGGGCAGCCAGATCAGATTCGATACGCCGATGCAGACGGTGACGATCAGCGTGTCGATCGACGAGAGCTTCAGCACTTCCTTGCCGAAGGTCGGCGTGTAAGCCGTGATCATGTAGAACGACACGGTCGTCATGATGACCATGCCCATACCGCCCAGCACGACGCCCCAGTTCTGCATCATCGACGCAAAAATCTCGCCGATCGACGGGCGATGCTTCTTCGCGAGGAATTCGTCCGTCTCCTTCAGCGAACGCCGGATCAGGAACAGGAACGGCACGATCAGGCAGCCGATCAGGAACGGCACGCGCCAGCCCCACGCCGTCATCTGGTCGGCGGGCAGCAGGCGGTTCAGGAGCACGCCGATCAGCGCGGCGAACACGACGGCCACCTGCTGGCTGCCTGACTGCCACGAGCAGTAGAAGCCCTTGTTACCCCTGGTCGCGATCTCCGACAGATAGACCGACACGCCGCCCAGTTCGACGCCCGCCGAGAAACCCTGCAGCAGGCGCCCGAGCAGCACGAGCACGGGCGCGAGCACGCCGATCGTCGCGTAGCCGGGAATTGACGCAACTGTCAGCGTGCCGAGCGCCATCAGCGCGAGCGTCAGGATCAGGCCCTTGCGGCGGCCGTGATGGTCGATGTATGCGCCGAGCACGATGGCGCCGAGCGGACGCATCAGGAAGCCCGCGCCGAACACGGACAGCGACAGCATCAGCGAGGCGAATTCGTTGCCGCTCGGAAAATACGTCTTCGCGATCGCGGCGGCATAGTAGCCGTAGACCATGAAGTCGTACATTTCGAGGAAGTTGCCGCTGACGACGCGAAAGACGGTACGGACCTTGGATTCGTCCGTCGCTGCTTGAGCATGGGATGCAGTTGCCATGACTATCTCTAAATGGGCCCGCTGCCTGCGCGACAGTGCGCGACAGGCAGCGTTGGGCAGTTCAAACGATCCGCGGGTATAGCGCGCGGATGCCCGGTCTGGCGCGGCCAGCGCTGGTTTGCGCGCGTCAGGGCGCGACGCTTGCGTGGGCACGGGAGTTTGCTGCGACGACCGTCGTGGAGATATCAGGGTAAAC
It encodes the following:
- a CDS encoding MFS transporter — translated: MATASHAQAATDESKVRTVFRVVSGNFLEMYDFMVYGYYAAAIAKTYFPSGNEFASLMLSLSVFGAGFLMRPLGAIVLGAYIDHHGRRKGLILTLALMALGTLTVASIPGYATIGVLAPVLVLLGRLLQGFSAGVELGGVSVYLSEIATRGNKGFYCSWQSGSQQVAVVFAALIGVLLNRLLPADQMTAWGWRVPFLIGCLIVPFLFLIRRSLKETDEFLAKKHRPSIGEIFASMMQNWGVVLGGMGMVIMTTVSFYMITAYTPTFGKEVLKLSSIDTLIVTVCIGVSNLIWLPVSGAISDRVGRRPVLLTFTILTILTSYPAVQWLVADPSFARLLMVELWLSFLYGCYNGGMVVALTEVMPADVRTAGFSLAYSLATTIGGFTPAIATYLIHTTGNKAAPGLWMSVAAVCGLIATLVLYRTPEARNQYRTA